A region of Streptomyces cinnamoneus DNA encodes the following proteins:
- a CDS encoding ATP-binding protein codes for MSPTHTADAITSAPEPLADWTPRSQQLLGPWGRTIPSCVHSPPAAWAARWLPPGPPASRALALPAVPPSVAAARKFSRELLAEWGLHELTADAVLLLSELVTNAIVHVPEGSGEVQLVLSRTPEHLVAQVTDAGGCLPLCGEAGPDSEGGRGMWLVEEIAAQWGHHASGTGKTVWFTLPLPAAAPGE; via the coding sequence TTGAGTCCAACGCATACGGCCGACGCCATCACCAGCGCCCCCGAGCCCCTTGCCGACTGGACGCCCCGCTCCCAGCAGCTCCTCGGCCCGTGGGGCCGGACGATCCCCTCCTGTGTCCACAGCCCGCCCGCGGCCTGGGCCGCCCGCTGGCTGCCCCCCGGCCCGCCGGCCTCCCGGGCCCTCGCGCTGCCCGCGGTGCCCCCCTCCGTGGCCGCCGCCCGCAAATTCTCCAGGGAACTGCTCGCCGAGTGGGGACTGCACGAGCTGACCGCCGACGCCGTCCTGCTGCTCTCGGAGCTGGTCACCAACGCGATCGTGCACGTCCCCGAGGGCTCCGGAGAGGTGCAGCTCGTCCTCAGCCGCACCCCCGAGCACCTGGTCGCCCAGGTCACCGACGCCGGCGGCTGCCTGCCGCTGTGCGGCGAGGCCGGCCCCGACAGCGAGGGCGGGCGCGGCATGTGGCTCGTCGAGGAGATCGCCGCCCAGTGGGGCCACCACGCCAGTGGCACCGGCAAGACCG